The Natrinema sp. SYSU A 869 DNA segment TCGTCAACTTCGGATACTTCTTTCAGCAGATAGAGTTCTGGTGATGATCACACTACCAAATACAGTAATACTCAATAGTGACATACCATGTGTTACCTATTACCAAAAGACTTAATATAGGATGCGTCAATGCTACTGGTAGTTCAGCGTAGAAGCCGCTGAACGGGGTTTAAATATGGTTAAGAGCACCAAGTTCAATCGGCGGTCATTCATCACGGGGACATCGTCAGCTGCAATTATCGGTCTTACTGGCTGTCTTAACAGCACGGTAGGTGGTAATGGTGGTTCAAGTGGCTGGACGTTAGGTACGTCTTCCGAAGGGTCATCCTCGTTCCGTATCGGCTCTACGTGGACTGAATACGCTAAACAGAACGATCTCCTTGACATCGAAATCGATGCAGTGGTCACGGAAGGAACAAGTGCCTCCTACCGTCGACTAGATCGAGGTGATTTCGAGATGAGCGGTACTACGACCCAGCTACTTGATACCTCACCTGATCAGGGGACCTTTGAGGAGGATTCCCTCCAAAATTTCGGCTCAATCCGACAGGTGCGTGGGTATATGGGTTTCTACAACTTCGGCCTCTATAATGCAGACAAGGTCAGCGGCTGGGACGACCTTGAGGGGCGCTCCGTCGCAATCTCCTCAGCGGGTTCCGGAACGCGGCCACCTGTTGAGTGGCTAGTGGATCAGGAGATCGGGCTTGATAACATCGACAACCGATATATGGCGTTCGCAGATATTCCAAGTGCTTTGCGCTCAGAGCAGGTCGATGCTGCATTCACGTGGACAGTTAACAAGTCTATCCCACAGGGTTGGTTCCAGGAAATCGACGCAACAGTCAATTGGCAACCCCTTCCATTCTCTGATTCGACCATCAGTGCGCTCAACAACGAACTTAGTTACTCCACATACGTCGAGCTTGGATCGGACACCGTCTCCCAATTTAGCGAGAACTACCAAGAAGCGATCGATTCGTTCACGCTGACGTACCTATATGTACTCAACAAGGACCGTGATCCCGACACCGTCTACGATATCGCGAAAATGACGCACGAACACGGCGAAGACCTAGTGGAGGAAGACGACGTGATGAGCTTTTTCCCCGACCCTGACTCGTTCCTCGGAACGATTCACCCAGACGTGCCTGTCCATAAGGGTGCGTACGATTACTACAAGGAGGCTGGCCTCTGGGAAGAGTATGACCTAACTGCCCCGCCTGAAGCCTGATACAGGAAGCCCCATTTCATTCAATACTATGGAAAATAAAGAAAATAGTGAGGGTACGCGGACGTTAGAAAATCTTGAACGCACAATTGATGAGAAATTCAGAGACAATTATGATAGTTCCATCTGGAGTGGTGGCCCGATAGAGATACTTACCTATGGGTTCGCGATTATCTTCGCTGTCTACCACCTGTGGTACTCGCTCACATTTGCGATTCCACGCTCCCGCCACGGAATCATCCACCTTGGTCTGGTGCTCTCCATGTGGGGGCTCATCCAGATGCTTAGCGTTGACCGATCAACGCTGCGAGGGAAACTGGCCACGGTCGGTTATGGTCTTTACAGCGTCGCCTCGATTATCCCACTGTACGTAATCCAATCTAACTACGATAGTATCGTGGTTGCTGCCGGGATCTACAACGATATTTACCTGTATATGGGGATTCTAATTATCGCTTTAGTGTTCATCGCACTTCTTCACATCTCCCGCCTCATTAGCGGGATTGCCCTGTTTGGGTTGGTCTACTCTTACTTCGGACCACTGATGCCAGGGATCTTGGCTCATCGTGGTCTAACACCGCGTCGTATTATTACGATGAACACCGTTGAGATGCAGGGCTTGTTCGGAACACTTCTACAGATTTCGGCAACATGGGTCGTGATCTTCCTGCTGCTGGCCGGGCTGATGGAGAAGTACGGCGGGATGGCGACGTTCATCAAGGGTATGACTCGCTTGGCTGCACGCCGGAAGTACATCGAGATCGGACAGGTCGCTGTGGCCGCAAGCATGTTCATGGGGTCGATCAATGGCTCGACCGCCGCGAATACGGCGACGACCGGCGCGTTCACCATTCCGCTGATGAAAGAGAACGGCTACCGGCCAAAAGTTGCAGCCGCGATCGAGGCGGTTGCATCCTGTGGCGGACAGATATTACCCCCAATTATGGGGGCAGGTGCATTCTTGATGGCGGAACTCATTGATCCCAATTACTCTGAAATCGTCCTTGGTGCCGTTGCGCCCGCACTGCTTTTCTTCTTGACAGTTGCGATCTCGATCTCGCTGACGACCAGCCACAACGTCTCGAAAGACATCGAAACAACGGCTGATTCACGGGGCGCGATGAAGCGAGTCTTCGATATTGTCCGCCATTACGAGTACCTCGGTATGTTCGCCGTCCTGATGTGGTGGTTAATCGGCGTCGGTGCAGATCCGATGGTCGCTGGTTTCTACAGTATCATTGTTCTGATGGGGCTGCGGCTCCTTCGCGTGGTCTCTGATATTGTACAGGGCAAGGGAGATGCCAAGCCAGAACTGAAGTTGTACCTCCGTACGACGCTTGAGGGACTCCGTCGAGGAGCGGAGGCAACGCTCGATCTCACTATTCTCCTGGCAAGTCTCGGTATCGTCATCCGGGCACTCATCGTCACTGGCTTTGCTCAACAGTTATCGTCGTATCTTGTCCTTCTATCTGGCGGCGAGGTTATCATCATGCTCTTCCTAGCGATGTTGGCAGCGATCACCTTTGGGATGGGATGTCGACAACAGCGGCCTACATGATCGTTGCCGTGCTCGTCGCCCCGTCGCTGGTCGACATTGGCGTTAACGAATTCGCTGCCCACATGTTCGTATTCTACTTCGCTATCGTCTCAAATATCACCCCACCGATCGCACTCTCGGTCATCATCGGCCAAGGTATCGCAGAATCGGACTTCTGGGAGACTGCCGTCGAGGCGCTCCGCCTTGGCTTCCCCATGTTCCTGCTCCCATTCGCGTTCTTCTATAACAACGCGTTGCTCTACCCTGGTCTAATGACAGTTGTCGCATTTCTGCTTGTGTTCGCCGGGTTCGTCGCGATTAGCATCGGTCTTACCGGCCGCGCTGGAGGGAAAATCCCGGCGTTCGTCCGGCCGGTATTCATAGCACTCGGCCTCGGCGCGATCTTCGTCCCATCGGTTATCGGTCAGACGCTAGTCACCGCCATCATTCTCATTAGTCTGGTTTACTACCTGCGTCCTAACCAGATTAGCCGGTTCTGGGCGACCACAGGGTAATCCCACTAGACTTACTCTTTTCCGTCTCTGTATTTCCCGCCGTAACTCCTCAGTCATTTGACCATCGCCTCGGCAGGTGATTTTATTATGTTGGCGAATT contains these protein-coding regions:
- a CDS encoding TAXI family TRAP transporter solute-binding subunit, with translation MVKSTKFNRRSFITGTSSAAIIGLTGCLNSTVGGNGGSSGWTLGTSSEGSSSFRIGSTWTEYAKQNDLLDIEIDAVVTEGTSASYRRLDRGDFEMSGTTTQLLDTSPDQGTFEEDSLQNFGSIRQVRGYMGFYNFGLYNADKVSGWDDLEGRSVAISSAGSGTRPPVEWLVDQEIGLDNIDNRYMAFADIPSALRSEQVDAAFTWTVNKSIPQGWFQEIDATVNWQPLPFSDSTISALNNELSYSTYVELGSDTVSQFSENYQEAIDSFTLTYLYVLNKDRDPDTVYDIAKMTHEHGEDLVEEDDVMSFFPDPDSFLGTIHPDVPVHKGAYDYYKEAGLWEEYDLTAPPEA